In Deltaproteobacteria bacterium, the sequence GGCCCCCGGCCACGGCCTGAATGGCCCCTCTGAAATACTCGGCCTGGTAGGCACCGCTGTTAAGGCCCAGGGTCAGATATGCGGCGGTGATCCGGGAAAGGGTGAGGCCCAGGTCGGGCAGTCCGTAAAAAACTACGAAAAGCTGGACCAGCAGCGGGGTGCCCCGGAACAGCGTGATATAACCCCTTACAAGGCGTTGCGGCCACGGGCCGCCGTATACGCGGATCAGGGAGACCGGCAACCCGACGGCGAATCCCAGCAACAGGGAACCCATGGCAAGTTGAAGGGTCACACCTGTCCCCCGAAGAAGATCCGGCGCGATGCGTTGTATGACCAGGATGAGTTCGTCCATGTCAGGTTATTGTCCCATTCGGGGAAGGAGAGAAACCTACGCCTTTAGCCGAAGACTTCAGTGTGATTGTCGTAGGAGCTGATAAGCCTGTCTCTACGCATTTTCCATTGGACCCCTTGAACCCTGAACCCTCGGCCCCTGAAGCTATTCCGAGCCTTGCACGCCGCTGCGTCAGGCGTCGTCCGCGGTGGACATTTTACTTAAAAATCTTCTCGTCCGCTCCGAGCGGGGATTATTGAAAAATCGTTCAGGCGGGCCCTCTTCTTCGATACGTCCGTTTTCCATAAAAACGATCCGGTCCGCCACCTCCCGGGCGAATCCCATTTCATGAGAGACTATCAGCATTGTCATGCCTTCCTGGGCGAGTTTCTGCATCACGCCAAGGACTTCGCCGGTAAGTTCCGGGTCAAGGGCTGAAGTCGGTTCATCAAAAAGCATGATGGAAGGGTCCATCCCCAGGGCCCGGGCGATCCCCACCCGCTGCTTTTGTCCGCCCGAAAGCTGGGCAGGGTATTTATCGGCGTGTTCCGCCATTCCCACCCGCTGCAGTTCATACATGCCTTTTTCCCGGGCATCCTCGGCCTTCATTCCCAGGACCTTGGTCATTCCAATCGTGACATTGCCAAGAGCAGTCAAGTGATTGAATAGATTGAAGTCTTGAAACACCATGCCGATGCGCCGCCTTATCTTGTCCACGTCTGCGCCCCTTGAGGTGATCTCCTGATTTTCCAGCCAGATGCGGCCGTCCGTAGGCCTGGTAAGCAGGTTGATACACTGAAGCAGAGTGCTTTTACCCGTTCCGCTGGGACCCACGATGACCACCACTTCCCTGGGCTTGACGGAAAGAGATACACCCTTGATGACTTCAACAGCCCCGAAGGATTTCCGCAATGCCTCAATTTTGAGGATCGTCTGATCGTTCATAATCCGCCCTTTTACGTCAGTATCTTATACCTGCGTTCCAGGATATTGAGCCCCCGGGCTGCCAAAACGGTTATGGCAATGTAAAAGGCGGCCGCGGCACCGAAGGCTATGAAGGGTTCGAGGGTGCGGGCGCTCAACCACTGGGCGCGCCTCAGGATTTCCGGCACGCCTATCACATAGACCAGGGTGGAGTCTTTCAATACAAGGGTTACTTCATTGGACCATGCCGGTATGGCCAGGCGCATGGCCTGGGGCAGGATGATGTTGAGGATGGCCTTCAAGCGGGTCATCCCAATGGCTCGCGCCGCCACCATCTGACCGGGCGGAACGGACATTATCGCCCCTCGAAAAATCTCGGACTGGTATGCACCGCTTGCAAATCCCAGGGCGAAAGCCCCTG encodes:
- a CDS encoding amino acid ABC transporter permease, giving the protein MDELILVIQRIAPDLLRGTGVTLQLAMGSLLLGFAVGLPVSLIRVYGGPWPQRLVRGYITLFRGTPLLVQLFVVFYGLPDLGLTLSRITAAYLTLGLNSGAYQAEYFRGAIQAVAGGQMKAARAIGMSQLKAVRHIILPQALRLVLPAWSNEMIAIIKYTAVVFLIAIPDLMGRAKILSSRYFIPIQTYIGVAVIYLILVGIASLILRFVSKKLEIPGLSLDTARN
- a CDS encoding amino acid ABC transporter ATP-binding protein, which encodes MLKIEALRKSFGAVEVIKGVSLSVKPREVVVIVGPSGTGKSTLLQCINLLTRPTDGRIWLENQEITSRGADVDKIRRRIGMVFQDFNLFNHLTALGNVTIGMTKVLGMKAEDAREKGMYELQRVGMAEHADKYPAQLSGGQKQRVGIARALGMDPSIMLFDEPTSALDPELTGEVLGVMQKLAQEGMTMLIVSHEMGFAREVADRIVFMENGRIEEEGPPERFFNNPRSERTRRFLSKMSTADDA
- a CDS encoding amino acid ABC transporter permease; the protein is MDMLSHILLIFKYIIPGLGVTLSVTVIALGTGFLLGTVMAVFRVFGGPLLSSLAAVYSIVVRAVPVVVIIFILYFVIAEIVDLSPFFSGAFALGFASGAYQSEIFRGAIMSVPPGQMVAARAIGMTRLKAILNIILPQAMRLAIPAWSNEVTLVLKDSTLVYVIGVPEILRRAQWLSARTLEPFIAFGAAAAFYIAITVLAARGLNILERRYKILT